The Mustela erminea isolate mMusErm1 chromosome 18, mMusErm1.Pri, whole genome shotgun sequence genome has a window encoding:
- the CDK5R1 gene encoding cyclin-dependent kinase 5 activator 1, with protein sequence MGTVLSLSPSYRKATLFEDGAATVGHYTAVQNSKNAKDKNLKRHSIISVLPWKRIVAVSAKKKNSKKVQPNSSYQNNITHLNNENLKKSLSCANLSTFAQPPPAQPPAPAAGQLSGSQSGVSNSVKKAPHPALTSTGTPKRVIVQASTSELLRCLGEFLCRRCYRLKHLSPTDPVLWLRSVDRSLLLQGWQDQGFITPANVVFLYMLCRDVISSEVGSDHELQAILLTCLYLSYSYMGNEISYPLKPFLVESCKEAFWDRCLSVINLMSSKMLQINADPHYFTQVFSDLKNESGQEDKKRLLLGLDR encoded by the coding sequence ATGGGCACGGTgctgtccctgtcccccagctACCGGAAGGCCACGTTGTTTGAGGATGGCGCGGCCACGGTGGGCCACTACACGGCCGTGCAGAACAGCAAGAACGCCAAGGACAAGAACCTAAAGCGGCACTCCATCATCTCTGTGCTGCCGTGGAAGAGGATCGTGGCCGTGTCGGCCAAGAAGAAGAACTCCAAGAAGGTACAGCCGAACAGCAGCTACCAGAACAACATCACGCACCTCAACAATGAGAATCTGAAGAAGTCGCTGTCGTGCGCCAACCTGTCCACGTTCGCCCAGCCCCCACCGGCCCAGCCGCCCGCACCCGCTGCCGGCCAGCTCTCGGGCTCCCAGAGCGGGGTCTCCAACTCCGTCAAGAAGGCCCCGCACCCTGCCCTCACCTCCACAGGGACGCCCAAACGTGTCATCGTCCAGGCGTCCACAAGCGAGCTGCTGCGCTGCCTGGGCGAGTTTCTGTGCCGCCGGTGCTACCGCCTAAAGCACCTGTCCCCCACGGACCCTGTGCTCTGGCTGCGCAGCGTGGACCGCTCGCTGCTCCTGCAGGGCTGGCAGGACCAGGGCTTCATCACACCCGCCAACGTGGTCTTCCTCTACATGCTGTGCAGGGATGTCATCTCCTCCGAGGTGGGCTCGGACCACGAGCTCCAGGCCATCCTGCTGACCTGCCTGTACCTCTCCTACTCCTACATGGGCAACGAGATCTCCTACCCGCTCAAGCCCTTCCTGGTGGAGAGCTGCAAGGAGGCCTTTTGGGACCGCTGCCTCTCCGTCATCAACCTCATGAGCTCCAAGATGCTGCAGATCAACGCTGACCCGCACTACTTCACGCAGGTGTTCTCCGACCTGAAGAACGAGAGTGGTCAGGAGGACAAGAAACGGCTCCTCCTTGGGCTTGATCGGTGA